The genomic DNA ACCGAGTATAGCGCAGTTGACTGTGATCAAAGGGAGAAAGATCCCAAGTGTATAGTAAAGTACCGGTGAGAATCTTTCGATTATGAGCTCGGTAAGTTGCACAAAGGCAGCAATTACGATAATAAAAATTATGTACTGCAGATAAATCAGATCCATTGGCACAAGTATATAGTGGTAAACGATATAGTTAATTGCCGAAGTAAGGGTCAAAACAAAGAAAACTGCCATACCAAGTCCAGCAGAAGATTCAATCTCTTTCGAAACCGAAAGATAAGAACACATACCGAGAAAATTGGTCAGAAGAATATTACTGGTGAAGATAGCAGCCATAAAGATGACCAGCGGGTTTATATCCATAATGATTCTCCTTAGGCAGGTTTCTTATAATAACGGTAATTAATAAACCAGATCAGTAAGCCAAGAACAAAGAAGGCACTCGGAGCCATCACCATTATTGACCAAGAGACCCACCAATCACCCAGTATCTGTAAACCAAAGATCGAGCCGAAGCCCATCAGCTCTCTAACCAAAGCGATAAGAAGCAAGACCAGAGTATATCCGGCACCGGCAGCTACTCCGTCAATGAGGGAATTAAAGGGATTGTTCTTCTGGGCAAAAGCTTCAGCACGCCCCATTATGATACAATTGGTAATAATCAAGCCGACATAAGGTCCGAGAGCACGACTCATGTCAGGGTAATACGCTTTCAGGAAAATATCTACCATGATCACATAAGAGGCGATGATCAGTGTTTGCACCATCATTCTTACCCGCCGCGGGGTATAATCTCTGATTATCGAGATAGTGAAGCTGGAGAGTGCTAAAGTGAAAATAACACCCAACCCCATGACCAGACTATTGAGCATGAGATTAGTTACAGCCAGTGCAGAACAGATACCGAGAATCTGTCGCCAGATAGCATTGTCATTCAATGCACCGTTGATAAAGATCTCTTTCTTATTCATAAGATATTTCCAGTAATTGACTGATTTGCCTTAGATTACGATAGATCATTGATACTACTGCCTGGCTGGAAGCCGTTGCTCCCGTTATCTGATTAACCTCCCTTCTCTCTGTCGGTTCGTTCTCTGATACCAATCTGAACTCGATGATCCGATTTTCAATAATAAACTCCTTATCAGCAAACTGATTTTGAAAACTCTCTTCTGTGATCCTGCCACCTAAGCCGGGAGTTTCATTCTGATCAAGAATATGAAAAGCGATGATCTCATTAAAATCGTTATTGACAGCCAATAGAGCAGATATACCGCCCCAGAGACCGGTGCCTGATATCGGGAAGCAATATCCCAAAGTTAAGGTATCTGCTTGAGCTATGTAATAGAAAAGCTGAGCGGTTTCTTGTTCTATTATATATCTTTCATAAGATTCTTGAATATCATCGAGTGGGAGATCGAAGAGAGCAAGGATAGCAGATCTCAGTCTTAACTCACGCTGCTCTTGAATGCGTTCTGTGGTGCTATGATAAAATACAGCCAATATGCTCCCGAAAAAGAGAGCGACAATGATCATAAAGATGATCGGGTATACTCGTGTTTCCGAAAAACTCTTTTTCTCTTTTTTCTCAGCCATAAATTATCCCTTTTCTTTGACGGGAGCTTTCTTAGATGTCAATCCATATTCTATGATAGGCATAAAAGAGTTAGCCAAAAGCAGGGCAAACATAAAACCTTCACTCCAGAGTGAAAATTTACGGATAAAGACAGTCAGGAAACCGATCAAGAGTCCAAAGATCCAGATGGCATATTTATTCTTGGGCATAGAGACAGGATCGGTGACCATAAAGACCGTGCCGAAAAGTATGCCGCCACTAAAGAGATATTGTAGAGGGTTAACTCCAAAATTGAAGATGATCGTAAACAGTAAAAAACTGAGAAATGTAGAGAGCATTGCCTGCCATTTGGCTGTTTTAGTCAGCAATAAATATATACCGGCAAGGATGATCAGCAGGGCTGAAGTTTCGCCGATAGAGCCTGGGATCATTCCCGTAAATATTTGAGGTAAACTGAATACCTTGTCTGTAACTAAGGGGGTAGCTGAAGTGATGTTATCAAGATTAGAATAAGCAGCAAAACCACCCGGTAAAGAGGTAAAAGGGGTAACCCATCTGACAGTCATATAATTGGCGAAGGTTACATAAAGGAAAGTTCTGCCGACGATAGCAGGGTTAAAAAGATTCATGCCGAAACCACCGAAGATCATTTTGCCGAAAACTATTGCTACGATCCCGCCTACTGCTGCCATCCATAATGGAATAGTGGGTGGTAAGATGAGACCGAGAAGAGTTCCGGTGACAAAGACCGCAGAAGTTACTTTACCGTTCGGTTTATTGCGGACAAAGACGTATTCACTCAGGAAAGCAGCGAGATTGGTAGTTATTACGACTGCTAAGACCCGCCAACCAAAAAGAAAGACAGAATATAATGTGATAGGAATTAAGGCATAAAGAACCCTGAACATAACAGGTTGTTTCAATATCTGCACTTTCATATTCCGTCTCCAGCTCCAATATTGTAAGTTCAAACTTTGTAACAGGATATGTATATCCGAACCTTTCGTTAGTTGTCAATCTTTTTGTAGAATATCAACTGAATTTGCGGGTTTGTTGGTTTTGCTGATCTAAGATGTCACCATAAGAATGATTTAGCATAATTGCTTAATTATAAAACATTTGCTACCAAGTCAGCATCTTTCTTCTTGACAATTATGCTATTATTCTAAACAAAATCATAGCAATAAATAATTGAAACTAAGCAGGGATCTAATGATAAAGAGATTTATAGTCATAATTGTCTTAATGAGTCTGATTTTTTCTTTATTGGCTCAGGGTTTGGATCTCAAAATTAAGCGGTTAGAGTATATACAACAACAGATAGATCAGAAAAGAAATGAGATAGAGAGGACTCAGGAAGAGATAGATCATTTGAGTCGTGACAAAGAGAATTACGAGCAACAATATCAAACAACTCAAAGGAAGTTGGATAATTTATCAGCTCAAGAAAGAGAGCTAAGTAGAGAACTACAAGCTTCTCGAAGAAGAATGGAGCAATCTGAGTCTAAGTTAAACGAAACCCGCGAATTATGGGAGAAACAGATCTACTATTTCTACTTAACTCATCAAAAAAATGGTCATTCTAAGGATAACATTGTTGATAGGCAGTACTTTCCGATAATGATCAACCAAACGAAAGAAGTTATTGATGAAAATAGTGATCTCTTGGCACATATAAAACAAAATGTAGAACAGACTCAAAGATCACAGAAGAGAGTACAGACAGAAAGAAATCGGGAAAATCAGACAGTAAGTGGTTATAGAAATGAGATCAGTAATTTGAATAATCAAATAGTAATTTTGGAACAACAAGAGCAGGAAATAAATAGAGAATTTCAAGAGCTATTACAGAGCCGGCAGAGCTTAGAGAATCTCATAACTCATTTCCAGTCTGAGCAGTTAGATACGCAATTCAGTTATCAATTTACCACCAGCAAACTTCTTTGGCCTGTCAAAGGAAAGGTAATAAACAATTTCGGAGAGATTCGTGACGAATATTACAATGTAATACTGCTTAACAATGGTATAGATATTGAGGTTGATAAACCACTGGAGGTTAAAGCTGTAGATTTTGGAGTAGTAGTCTTTGCTGAATTATTCAGAAATTATGGCAGATTAGTTATTATTGATCACCATAATGGTTACTTTTCTTTATATGCCAATAACGGAAATCTTTTAGTAGCAAAAGATGATGTAGTATCTTTAGGGCAACCAATAGCCATAACAGGAAGGAAGAATAATTCTGACAGCTACATGCTTCATTTCGAATTGAGGAGAGAAAGAACTCCTGTAGATCCTCTAACATATTTAGAGTAATATAAATACTTTTCAATTGTTTTTTTGTTTACACATAAGCAGCTTTTGAATTTATGCTGCTGATAAAACAGGCAAGTCGGTGACATCAAATGGATATGTATCATGACAATACTCGTAAAGAACTGGTAGAAGTAGCAGAAAAGTACAAAGATCTGAGTTTTTCTTTTCTGCACCATACCGGTTATATGTACGGTATTGGTTGCAAAGCAGATGATAAGAATACTATTGAGAGAATAAAGCAATACAAAGAACGCCCTGATAATAAGGGTTTTATAGTGCTTTTACCCAGTGTTTCAGCTCTTTCTTTGACCGATGGAGAAAGAGAGGTCAGAATTCCGGGCAATAATTTTAAACCGATTCAATTAAAGATAGATCTTAAATCACTTTTCTTATTAGAGCAATATCAACCTGGTAATTTAACCCTTTGCCTGCAAGTTATTGATAGTAAAGATTATGAACATTTAATGCTAAATGGTAAATTAGCTATCCGAGTGCCAGAAAGTCAGTATCTTCGCTATTTTATCAGATTGCTTAACAGACCGGTTGTCAGCACAAGTGTTAATAGACCGGGAGAAGAGCCGTTAAAGAACTTTAAAGTTATCCGCAAATTAGATTGGTTTGATTTTGCTATCCTCTCTTCTAAAGATATGAAACATAGATCAGCTCCTTCAACAATAGTTGAATCGGATAATAACAATTTGACCTGCCACAGAGAAGGATTTATACCTTTTAAAGAAGTGGAGGAGTCTTATCATAAACCGTTGGTACTCTTTGTCTGTACCGGGAATATTTGTCGCAGTCCTTTAGCCGAGTATTATGCTCGCCATATTTTTAAACAAAGAGGGTTGTCTTTCCGAACTGCATCTGCTGGTTTTATTCCCGTTACCGTAGCAATTTCATCTCACTCTTTTTCTGTATTAAATAATGATGGTATTCATGCCGGAGAGCATTATTCTCAACATTTACATGAGGATCTGATTCGTAAAGCTTGGCTCATTCTCACAATGGAAAAAGATCATCGTAACCTGATACTAAAGGCATATCCTGCCTGTAAACATAAGGTTTTCACACTATCCGGTTTCTGCGGTTCTAAAGGTGATGTGGAAGACCCTTTCAGACAGGATATGGAAAAATATGTCAATACCTACCAGTTAATCAAGAAATATATAGATATATTAGCGGATAAGCTTATTTTACGAAGCAAGAAGTTAGTTACCCTGTATGAATTAGCAAAAATAAAACCTGAAGATGTGGAGATATGAACGAACCTCAAATCACTCCTGAATTGATCAAATCGCATGGTATTAATCAAGAAGAATACAAACTGATCCTGCAAAAGATCGGCAGAGAACCTACTTTTACTGAATTAGGGATTATTTCGGTAATGTGGTCAGAACACGCCAGTTACAAGAATTCCATTCAATATTTAAAGAAACTGCCTCGAGAAGGTAAACATCTGATGACCAAGACCGGTGAAGAGAATGCCGGAGTTATTGATATCGGAAATGGTTTAGGAGTTTCTTTCAAAATTGAGAGCCATAATCATCCTTCCGCTTTAGAACCATATCATGGTGCTGCTACAGGAGTAGGGGGGATCTTGAGAGACATTTTTACTATGGGTGCTCGTCCTATAGCTGTTTTAGATTCTCTTCGTTTTGGTAATATAAACAATCCGCAGGTAAAGTATCTTCTCAAAGGGGTTGTCTCTGGTATAGCTGATTATGGTAATTGTTTTGGGGTACCGACAGTAGGCGGAGAAATCTATTTTGAAGATTCTTATGAAGGTAATCCACTCGTTAATGCTATGGCAATAGGGATCCTTAAGCATAGTAATTTGATGAAGGCAAGTGCCAAAGGGGTCGGTAATTATGTCGTCTATGTCGGTTCAGATACAGGCAGGGACGGTATTCATGGTGCTACTTTTGCCTCCGTGGAATTAACTGAAGAATCCGAAGAGAGTCGAACTGCAGTACAGGTTGGAGACCCTTTCATGGAGAAATTGCTCCTTGAAGCGACATTAGAAGTCATAGAACTCGGGTTAGTGGAGAGTATTCAGGATATGGGTGCTGCCGGGTTGACCTGTTCGTCAAGTGAAATGGCTGGTAAGGCGGGTACAGGGATTGAATTGGAAATCTCTTTAGTACCTCGTCGGGAAGAGGGAATGACCCCTTATGAAGTAATGCTCTCCGAATCACAGGAAAGGATGCTTCTCATAGTTAAACCGGAGAAATTTGCTAAAGTAGAACAAGTTTTTCAGAAATGGGATCTACATGCCGTTAAGGTTGGTGTAGTCACTTCAGACGGGATGTTGCGTGTCAAAGAGCATGGTGATATTAAAGCAGAATTGCCTGCTAAAATGCTTGTATTAGGAGGCGATGCCCCAGTATATAATAGAGAAACTAAATATCCCGCTTATTTAGAACAAGTTAATAAATTCCATGAAGATGAGATTGAAATACCACAGGATCTGAACAATGCAATGAAGAAACTCATCTCATCTCCCAATATCTGCTCCAAGAGAGATATTTACAGACAATATGACTATATGGTGCAGATCAATACGGTAGTGGAGCCCGGTTCTGATGCTGCAGTAGTCAGAATAAAAGAGACCGGACAGGGAATAGCTGCCACAGTTGATTGTAACGGGAAATATTGTTATTTAAATCCTTATGAAGGGGCAAAGGGAGCAGTAGCAGAAGCAGCCCGAAATATTGTCTGTTCCGGTGCCAGACCACTTGCTATCACTAATTGTTTAAACTTTGGTAATCCCTATAAACAGGAGATGTATTGGACTTTTACTGAAGTTATCAGAGGGATGAGTGATGCTTGTTTAGTTTTTGAAACTCCGGTTACGGGTGGGAATGTCTCTTTCTATAATGAAAATCCGAAAGGTGCCGTCTATCCAACTCCAACAATAGGTATGATCGGACTGCTTGATGATTATCACAATGCTATCAAGTGCGGTTTTCAGGATGAAGGGGATCTCATTATACTTTTGGGAGATAATTGTCGTCATTTAGGTGGTACGGAATATCTGAAGGTCTGTCATGATCTCATTCGGGGCAATCCCCCCTCTGTTGATCTGGAAAAAGAAAAACTCCTGTATAAGACATTTCTGGAATTAGCAAGTTTGAAGGTCATCAAATCTGCTCATGACTGTTCTGATGGCGGTTTAGCAATAGCTATAGCCGAATCATGTTTTAATGCAGAAAAACTATTAGGTGCAGAAATAAAAATGAATTTTAAGTTCCGTCCCGATGCTGAACTATTTGGTGAGGAACATTCCAGAATAATTTGCTCGATCTCTCCTGTTAGTCTGGATACATTAAAAAGCATTTGTGAAAAGAACGGTTTTCCTTATCAGATCATTGGCACTGTTGGCGGCGGTAATTTAGTCATCAATGATCTGATCAATGTCGAAATTCTGGAACTAAAGAAAGAATGGGAAAACGCACTTTGTCTATAATTGCTAAGCTAAAATAGTTAATAAAAAACTCATAAAGATAATATATAGTGAGAATTAGTATCAATTTTCATCCTGAGTGTCCTTCACCAAAATGGAAAACTCTGCTCAATGAGGCAATCCGTTTTGGTGAAGGATGTATCGAAGGATGGATAGTGCATAAACAAGTTTTACATACATCTACCCTTCGATACAACACTTGGTTAGTAAAAGCAGGAAGAAGTTCCAAGTGCCACTCAGGGTGACACGGTGAGGGAAATATGAACTTAAAAAGTGATATTTGAATACTTAAGATCAATAGTTGGAGCGAATAAAAGAAGACAAGTATTATGAGTCAAAAACCAGATCAAAGATTAGAAGAGTATAGAAATAAGCTTATCCAAGCCGCCAATGAAGATGGTTTGGAACTAATTTCCGAGAAAACAATTCCTTATGGTGTGCAGCTTGTGTTTTCAGATAATAATGAACAATTGCCCCTGAATGTTTACTATTCCGAAAAGAAAGGTATTTCTACTGTTATTGGTGGTAATGATAATAAGAGAATAAAGAGATCACTTGCTGAGATCATACACAAGTTAAATGATGGTTTTTCTGACGGGAATATTCATTCATGGCAGAGCTGGCTCGGAACAGATGAAGCAGGGAAGGGTGACTTCTTCGGAGCTTTAGTAGTAGCCGGTTTTTATGCAGATCAAGATATTGTGGACGGATTACGGAAAATGGGAGTTAAAGATAGTAAACTGATCAGTCGCAACATGTTAGAACCTATAGCCCTCAAACTTTACAAGAGCTTCAAAGAGCGGATCTGTGTAGTTGTACTTCATCCTGTGACCTATAATAAGTTATACCTTGAATTTAAAGGTCAGAACAAGAAACTTAATGAGCTAATGGCTTGGATGCATGGCAGAGTTATTCTTAATTTATTAGAGAAAACAGGTGAAAACAAAGTTGTGGTTGATAAATTCACAACGGATAAGAAATTGATCAAGACCTTGAAGGATCTGAATAAAATAGAGCTGCTGCAAGTACCGAAAGCAGAAAAGGATTTAGCTGTTGCTGCCGCTTCCATTATTGCTCGCTATCACTACTTAGAATCCTTAAAGCAAATACAGAAAAAGTACCGTATAGATTTTAAAGCCGGTTCCGGAGAGCAGAGTTTGGAGACAGGAGTTCTTTTTGTTCAGAAGTATTCTCTGGACAAATTGCAGGAAGTTGCCAAGATCCACTTTAAAAACTATGATAAAATAAAAGAAAAGTTAACTCATAAGAAGACTTGATCGGGGGTTATATGACCTTTTTACCTGCTTGGTTGATCTATGCTTTGATCACAATGTTTTTTTACGGACTTTGGGCTTTCTTTCCCAAATTAGCTACCCTCTACCTGCCGACTAAGGAAATACTCATCTATCAGATCATAGGTATCCTTGCTGTCGGTTTCATAGCTCTTCTCTCTTCCAAACAAAGACTGCAATTCAATAGTCTTGGTCTCCTTTTCGCTATTTTAGGGGGAGCTGCCGGATTGATCGGAACACTCTTCTTTCTTAAATCCTTAGCAATAGGGAAGACCTATGTAGTAGTCACCCTGACTGCTCTCTATCCTATAATAACGATAATTCTCGCCTTTATATTCCTCAGAGAGAGTTTAACACTAAAGAATGCTATCGGTGTAGTTTTTGCTTTTATTGCAATGTATCTTTTCGCTTCCTAACAGGTCAAGAAGATGAAAACTCTCATTATTGATCCTTTAGCCCCTAAGTTTGATGAGCTGGTAAGGCAAAAAGGGCTGGAGAATTACTTTTTAAAAGAAACTGTAGATCCACTTGAAATTGAGATTGTCATCGTGAAAACATTCACGATCGCTGATCAGGAATTCTTAGAAAAATATCAACATCTTAAAATGGTGATCAGAGCAGGTTCGGGTTATGATAATATTGATCTCAAAGCAGCAAAGAAGAGAGAAATTATAGTCTGTAACACTCCTGAAGCCAATGTCATTCCCGCCTTTGAACATACTACTTTTTTTATCCTATCATTACTCAAGCACTACCAGCTGGGGAGAAAAAACATCATAAAGTGTAAATGGAAAGAGGATCTCCCGAGAAATTGGGAGGTAAAAGACCTGAAAGCTCTCATTATCGGGGTAGGCAGAATAGGAAGCAGGATAGCTAAGTATCTCCAAGAGCACAATGCTGAAGTATTAGGAGTTGATCCCTATCTAAATGAAGAGGAGTGGCAGCAGCGAGGAGTCAAAAATACTTCCTACCAAGAAGGGCTTAAATGGTGTAACCTTATCACTTATCACTGTCCCTTGACCAAGGAAACCGAGAACTACTTCTCTTATGAAACATTAAAACTATTAAACCAGCCTGTATGGTTGATCAATACTGCCCGTGGTGGTATCGTAAATGAAGCAGCTCTCCTCCAAGGTATCAACGAAGGGAAGATCCTTGGAGCCGGTTTAGATGTCTTTGTTGATGAACCGAGCCCTTCTTTACCATTTCAGGATTATGATAATGTCTATCTTACACCGCATACTGGTGCCTATACTAAGAATGCTCAAAATACGATGGCAGAGGAGATCTTGCAGGTCTGGGAATCTTTTGTTTTCCAGAACCTAATCCTCAACG from Candidatus Cloacimonadota bacterium includes the following:
- a CDS encoding NADH:ubiquinone reductase (Na(+)-transporting) subunit E (Part of the NQR complex which consists of NqrA, NqrB, NqrC, NqrD, NqrE and NqrF; NQR complex catalyzes the reduction of ubiquinone-1 to ubiquinol by two successive reactions, coupled with the transport of Na(+) ions from the cytoplasm to the periplasm; NqrE is probably involved in the second step, the conversion of ubisemiquinone to ubiquinol.), which gives rise to MDINPLVIFMAAIFTSNILLTNFLGMCSYLSVSKEIESSAGLGMAVFFVLTLTSAINYIVYHYILVPMDLIYLQYIIFIIVIAAFVQLTELIIERFSPVLYYTLGIFLPLITVNCAILGVSLFMIIRQYSFIQAVLYGAGSGIGWLLAILALAGIRNRLKEKYLPQGMNNAAISLIITGIMALAFIGFSGVAIIQ
- a CDS encoding NADH:ubiquinone reductase (Na(+)-transporting) subunit D; translation: MNKKEIFINGALNDNAIWRQILGICSALAVTNLMLNSLVMGLGVIFTLALSSFTISIIRDYTPRRVRMMVQTLIIASYVIMVDIFLKAYYPDMSRALGPYVGLIITNCIIMGRAEAFAQKNNPFNSLIDGVAAGAGYTLVLLLIALVRELMGFGSIFGLQILGDWWVSWSIMVMAPSAFFVLGLLIWFINYRYYKKPA
- a CDS encoding FMN-binding protein, with product MAEKKEKKSFSETRVYPIIFMIIVALFFGSILAVFYHSTTERIQEQRELRLRSAILALFDLPLDDIQESYERYIIEQETAQLFYYIAQADTLTLGYCFPISGTGLWGGISALLAVNNDFNEIIAFHILDQNETPGLGGRITEESFQNQFADKEFIIENRIIEFRLVSENEPTERREVNQITGATASSQAVVSMIYRNLRQISQLLEISYE
- a CDS encoding RnfABCDGE type electron transport complex subunit D, which encodes MKVQILKQPVMFRVLYALIPITLYSVFLFGWRVLAVVITTNLAAFLSEYVFVRNKPNGKVTSAVFVTGTLLGLILPPTIPLWMAAVGGIVAIVFGKMIFGGFGMNLFNPAIVGRTFLYVTFANYMTVRWVTPFTSLPGGFAAYSNLDNITSATPLVTDKVFSLPQIFTGMIPGSIGETSALLIILAGIYLLLTKTAKWQAMLSTFLSFLLFTIIFNFGVNPLQYLFSGGILFGTVFMVTDPVSMPKNKYAIWIFGLLIGFLTVFIRKFSLWSEGFMFALLLANSFMPIIEYGLTSKKAPVKEKG
- a CDS encoding peptidoglycan DD-metalloendopeptidase family protein: MIKRFIVIIVLMSLIFSLLAQGLDLKIKRLEYIQQQIDQKRNEIERTQEEIDHLSRDKENYEQQYQTTQRKLDNLSAQERELSRELQASRRRMEQSESKLNETRELWEKQIYYFYLTHQKNGHSKDNIVDRQYFPIMINQTKEVIDENSDLLAHIKQNVEQTQRSQKRVQTERNRENQTVSGYRNEISNLNNQIVILEQQEQEINREFQELLQSRQSLENLITHFQSEQLDTQFSYQFTTSKLLWPVKGKVINNFGEIRDEYYNVILLNNGIDIEVDKPLEVKAVDFGVVVFAELFRNYGRLVIIDHHNGYFSLYANNGNLLVAKDDVVSLGQPIAITGRKNNSDSYMLHFELRRERTPVDPLTYLE
- a CDS encoding Sua5/YciO/YrdC/YwlC family protein, translated to MDMYHDNTRKELVEVAEKYKDLSFSFLHHTGYMYGIGCKADDKNTIERIKQYKERPDNKGFIVLLPSVSALSLTDGEREVRIPGNNFKPIQLKIDLKSLFLLEQYQPGNLTLCLQVIDSKDYEHLMLNGKLAIRVPESQYLRYFIRLLNRPVVSTSVNRPGEEPLKNFKVIRKLDWFDFAILSSKDMKHRSAPSTIVESDNNNLTCHREGFIPFKEVEESYHKPLVLFVCTGNICRSPLAEYYARHIFKQRGLSFRTASAGFIPVTVAISSHSFSVLNNDGIHAGEHYSQHLHEDLIRKAWLILTMEKDHRNLILKAYPACKHKVFTLSGFCGSKGDVEDPFRQDMEKYVNTYQLIKKYIDILADKLILRSKKLVTLYELAKIKPEDVEI
- the purL gene encoding phosphoribosylformylglycinamidine synthase subunit PurL produces the protein MNEPQITPELIKSHGINQEEYKLILQKIGREPTFTELGIISVMWSEHASYKNSIQYLKKLPREGKHLMTKTGEENAGVIDIGNGLGVSFKIESHNHPSALEPYHGAATGVGGILRDIFTMGARPIAVLDSLRFGNINNPQVKYLLKGVVSGIADYGNCFGVPTVGGEIYFEDSYEGNPLVNAMAIGILKHSNLMKASAKGVGNYVVYVGSDTGRDGIHGATFASVELTEESEESRTAVQVGDPFMEKLLLEATLEVIELGLVESIQDMGAAGLTCSSSEMAGKAGTGIELEISLVPRREEGMTPYEVMLSESQERMLLIVKPEKFAKVEQVFQKWDLHAVKVGVVTSDGMLRVKEHGDIKAELPAKMLVLGGDAPVYNRETKYPAYLEQVNKFHEDEIEIPQDLNNAMKKLISSPNICSKRDIYRQYDYMVQINTVVEPGSDAAVVRIKETGQGIAATVDCNGKYCYLNPYEGAKGAVAEAARNIVCSGARPLAITNCLNFGNPYKQEMYWTFTEVIRGMSDACLVFETPVTGGNVSFYNENPKGAVYPTPTIGMIGLLDDYHNAIKCGFQDEGDLIILLGDNCRHLGGTEYLKVCHDLIRGNPPSVDLEKEKLLYKTFLELASLKVIKSAHDCSDGGLAIAIAESCFNAEKLLGAEIKMNFKFRPDAELFGEEHSRIICSISPVSLDTLKSICEKNGFPYQIIGTVGGGNLVINDLINVEILELKKEWENALCL
- a CDS encoding ribonuclease HIII; protein product: MSQKPDQRLEEYRNKLIQAANEDGLELISEKTIPYGVQLVFSDNNEQLPLNVYYSEKKGISTVIGGNDNKRIKRSLAEIIHKLNDGFSDGNIHSWQSWLGTDEAGKGDFFGALVVAGFYADQDIVDGLRKMGVKDSKLISRNMLEPIALKLYKSFKERICVVVLHPVTYNKLYLEFKGQNKKLNELMAWMHGRVILNLLEKTGENKVVVDKFTTDKKLIKTLKDLNKIELLQVPKAEKDLAVAAASIIARYHYLESLKQIQKKYRIDFKAGSGEQSLETGVLFVQKYSLDKLQEVAKIHFKNYDKIKEKLTHKKT
- a CDS encoding EamA family transporter → MTFLPAWLIYALITMFFYGLWAFFPKLATLYLPTKEILIYQIIGILAVGFIALLSSKQRLQFNSLGLLFAILGGAAGLIGTLFFLKSLAIGKTYVVVTLTALYPIITIILAFIFLRESLTLKNAIGVVFAFIAMYLFAS